The DNA region ACCGCCGCCCGCTGTGCGTCGCCGTCGGCGCGGGCCAGCAGCAGGCCGGTCTCGGCACCGGGCGGGCGCACCACCACCCACCGTTTGGGGCGGCCGTCGTTGGTCGTCGACGGGGTGTCCTCGACCAGCTCGAACCCGAGGACGCTGGTGAAGAACGCGATGGCCGGGTCGTAGTCGTCGACGATGATCGCGGTGAGCGAGATGTGCACGCCCGCAGCGTAGGCATCAGGCGTCAGACGTCAGGCGTCAGGTGGCGGGGCTGCGGGGGTGCGGCGGCGGGCACCGGGGCCGGGCCGGGGCAGGGCGTCGCGGGGGCTGGCCAGGTCGTGGCCGGCGGCGCAGCGCATGGTCACGCCGACCTGGGCGCCGCAGTCGCGGTGGGCCACGGTCAGCGCCGAACCGTCCGGGTCGGCGCAGTACCGGTCACCCCACTGCAGCAGGGCGATCAGCACCGGCCACAGGTCCAGGCCTTTGCCGGTGAGCCGGTACTCGTAGCGGTGCCGCTCCCCCGGCTCCTGGTACGGGTGCCGGCGCAGCAGGCCCTGGTCGACCAGCATGGCGAGCCGGTTGGTGAGCACCTG from Solwaraspora sp. WMMD791 includes:
- a CDS encoding VOC family protein, which produces MHISLTAIIVDDYDPAIAFFTSVLGFELVEDTPSTTNDGRPKRWVVVRPPGAETGLLLARADGDAQRAAVGNQAAGRVGFFLRVDDFDAAYQRMIDHDVRFVTAPRTEPYGKVVVFLDVAGNRWDLVGPA
- a CDS encoding helix-turn-helix domain-containing protein; this translates as MRPTALDWSIDNCTIARTMEILGERWTVVVLREVFNGVRRFDQMRERTGVPRQVLTNRLAMLVDQGLLRRHPYQEPGERHRYEYRLTGKGLDLWPVLIALLQWGDRYCADPDGSALTVAHRDCGAQVGVTMRCAAGHDLASPRDALPRPGPGARRRTPAAPPPDA